The following are encoded together in the Actinoplanes sp. N902-109 genome:
- a CDS encoding SRPBCC domain-containing protein: MTEPLTTQVFRVWIRTTPEKIWTALTSPEWNAKYGYAAPQYYDLEPGGSFRSEPSAEMRAVAKENGWPMPDTILDGEVLEADPPRLLKQTWRMLMDPTTAAEPFTTLTCLIEDLKSQPGVCRLTLTHELTGAPATSAMVAGSPLDEAGGGGWAWVLSDLKTLLETGATLAGRS; the protein is encoded by the coding sequence ATGACCGAACCACTGACCACTCAGGTGTTCCGGGTGTGGATCCGCACCACGCCCGAGAAGATCTGGACGGCGCTCACCAGCCCGGAATGGAACGCCAAGTACGGGTACGCCGCGCCGCAGTACTACGACCTCGAACCGGGTGGCTCGTTCCGCTCGGAGCCCTCGGCCGAGATGCGCGCGGTCGCCAAGGAGAACGGCTGGCCGATGCCGGACACCATCCTCGACGGCGAGGTGCTCGAGGCGGACCCGCCGCGGCTGCTCAAGCAGACCTGGCGGATGCTGATGGACCCGACGACCGCAGCCGAGCCGTTCACCACCCTGACCTGTCTGATCGAGGATCTGAAGTCGCAGCCCGGGGTGTGCCGGTTGACGCTCACCCACGAGCTGACCGGGGCGCCGGCCACCTCGGCGATGGTGGCGGGCTCGCCGCTCGACGAGGCCGGGGGCGGCGGCTGGGCCTGGGTGCTCAGCGATCTCAAGACGCTGCTCGAAACCGGCGCCACGCTGGCCGGGCGTAGCTGA
- a CDS encoding helix-turn-helix transcriptional regulator — protein sequence MTTRCSRRFADATRRHLLDLLSARDGRILGELAAEVDMTRFGVAQHL from the coding sequence ATGACGACAAGGTGTTCAAGGCGCTTTGCCGACGCCACCCGTCGCCACCTGCTCGATCTGCTGTCCGCCCGCGACGGCCGCATCCTCGGCGAACTGGCGGCCGAGGTCGACATGACCCGCTTCGGCGTTGCCCAGCACCTGTGA
- a CDS encoding BTAD domain-containing putative transcriptional regulator: protein MEVRLLGPVELSVGDRVWEVGPPQRRHVLAALLADPGRPVSVETLIDRVWDDGPPQARRTLQVHLTHLRRLLERVAASGEPSAQLTRRSGGYLLEIDPDQVDIHRFGSLVAQGRWSEARAQWRGEPLSGLPGRWAARTREVWKQRHLDATVAWAQAELAASKPGEVIGPLRDLAAQHPTAEALAVVLMQALHAAGRSAEALEHYAAVRVHLATELGTDPGAELQAVHQAILRAPMVTGSGPAQLPPDAPGFTGRDAWLSRLDKLLTRPSSAVIIAALSGTAGVGKTALAVHWAHSVAHHFPDGQLYVNLRGFDPSGRVMDPAEAIRGFLDALGVSPSQIPAGADAQIARYRALVAGRRMLVLLDNARDAEQVRPLLPGTTTAVTVVTSRNQLTGLLAAHGAQALDLDVLAPAEARDLLARRLGCDRIAAEPAAVDAIVTACARLPLALSIAAARAQQTGFPLAVLAAELAGAGAAQQLSALDAGDPISDVRAVFSWSYDTLIPPVAQLHRHLGVHHGRDLSITAAASLAGVALPEARRLLTRLVRASLLTERLPGRYAQHDLLRAYATELALTHDSETRRTAASTRLLAHHVHTACAANRLLYPTLAPIAVPLPPVPDDVTPEPLADLDAAMAWLEAEHANLLAALARAVEAGLDTLTWQLAWGLDTFHYRGCHWHDQADSWQAAIAAAERMGDARAEAYAHRRRSEACRMLGRPQDANAHAQHALRLFVAAGDRFGEGGAHLDLAMLMETQGDLPAALDHAERALAAARAGGHERVVARALNTVGWFQAQLGDHRAALAFCREALALNRRLDDLESTAATLDSIGYALHHLGDRTGAVTAYQDSAEIFDELGHRLPAADALLALGDIHRESGDSPAAGAAWRRALRLYEEIDDQDAVAQVRERLDM from the coding sequence GTGGAGGTTCGGCTGCTCGGGCCGGTCGAGCTGTCCGTCGGTGACCGGGTGTGGGAGGTGGGGCCTCCGCAGCGGCGGCACGTGCTGGCCGCCCTGCTGGCCGACCCGGGCCGGCCGGTGAGCGTGGAGACCCTGATCGACCGGGTGTGGGACGACGGCCCGCCGCAGGCCCGGCGCACCCTCCAGGTCCACCTCACCCATCTGCGCCGGCTGCTGGAACGGGTGGCCGCGAGCGGCGAGCCGTCCGCGCAGCTCACCCGCCGTTCCGGGGGCTACCTGCTGGAGATCGACCCCGACCAGGTCGACATCCACCGCTTCGGCAGCCTGGTCGCGCAGGGCCGCTGGAGCGAGGCCCGGGCGCAGTGGCGGGGTGAGCCGCTGAGCGGCCTGCCGGGCCGCTGGGCGGCGCGCACCCGGGAGGTCTGGAAGCAACGGCATCTCGACGCCACCGTGGCATGGGCGCAGGCCGAGCTGGCTGCCTCGAAGCCGGGCGAGGTGATCGGGCCGCTGCGGGACCTGGCGGCCCAGCACCCCACCGCCGAGGCCCTCGCCGTCGTGCTGATGCAGGCCCTGCACGCCGCCGGTCGCTCGGCCGAGGCGCTGGAACACTACGCCGCCGTGCGCGTCCACCTGGCCACCGAGCTGGGCACCGACCCGGGCGCCGAGCTGCAGGCGGTGCACCAGGCGATCCTGCGGGCGCCGATGGTCACCGGCTCCGGCCCGGCCCAGCTACCGCCGGACGCGCCCGGCTTCACCGGTCGCGACGCCTGGCTGTCCCGGTTGGACAAGCTGCTGACCCGGCCCAGCTCCGCGGTCATCATCGCGGCCCTCTCCGGTACGGCCGGCGTGGGCAAAACCGCTCTGGCCGTGCACTGGGCCCACTCGGTGGCCCACCACTTCCCCGACGGCCAGCTGTACGTCAACCTGCGCGGCTTCGACCCGTCCGGCCGCGTGATGGACCCGGCCGAGGCGATCCGGGGCTTCCTCGACGCCCTCGGTGTCTCGCCCAGCCAGATACCGGCCGGGGCGGACGCCCAGATCGCCCGCTACCGCGCCCTGGTCGCCGGGCGGCGCATGCTCGTGCTGCTGGACAACGCCCGCGACGCCGAGCAGGTCCGGCCGCTGCTGCCCGGCACCACCACCGCGGTGACCGTGGTGACCAGCCGCAACCAGCTGACCGGGCTGCTCGCCGCGCACGGCGCCCAGGCCCTCGACCTCGACGTGCTGGCCCCGGCCGAGGCCCGTGACCTGCTGGCCCGGCGGCTCGGCTGCGACCGGATCGCCGCCGAGCCCGCCGCCGTCGACGCGATCGTCACGGCCTGCGCCCGGTTGCCGCTCGCGCTCAGCATCGCGGCTGCGCGGGCCCAGCAGACCGGCTTCCCGCTGGCCGTGCTCGCCGCCGAACTGGCCGGGGCCGGGGCCGCGCAGCAGCTCAGCGCGCTGGACGCCGGTGATCCGATCAGCGACGTGCGGGCGGTGTTCTCCTGGTCGTACGACACGCTGATCCCGCCCGTCGCCCAGCTTCACCGGCATCTGGGCGTGCACCACGGCCGCGACCTGTCCATCACCGCGGCGGCGAGCCTGGCCGGGGTGGCGCTGCCCGAGGCCCGGCGGTTGCTGACCCGGCTGGTGCGGGCGAGCCTGCTCACCGAGCGGTTGCCGGGGCGGTATGCGCAACATGATCTGCTGCGGGCGTACGCGACCGAACTGGCCCTCACCCACGACAGCGAGACCCGCCGCACGGCCGCGTCCACCCGGCTGCTCGCGCATCATGTGCACACCGCCTGCGCGGCCAACCGGCTGCTGTACCCGACGCTGGCGCCGATCGCGGTGCCGCTGCCCCCGGTGCCCGACGACGTCACCCCCGAGCCACTCGCCGATCTGGATGCGGCGATGGCCTGGCTGGAAGCCGAGCATGCGAACCTGCTGGCCGCGCTGGCCCGGGCGGTGGAGGCCGGGCTGGACACCCTCACCTGGCAGCTCGCGTGGGGTCTGGACACGTTCCACTACCGCGGTTGTCACTGGCACGACCAGGCCGATTCCTGGCAGGCGGCGATCGCCGCGGCGGAACGGATGGGCGATGCGCGCGCCGAGGCGTACGCCCACCGCCGGCGCAGCGAGGCATGCCGGATGCTGGGCCGGCCGCAGGATGCGAACGCGCACGCCCAGCACGCCTTGCGACTGTTCGTCGCGGCGGGCGACCGGTTCGGCGAGGGCGGCGCCCATCTCGACCTGGCGATGCTGATGGAGACGCAGGGCGATCTGCCGGCCGCGCTCGATCACGCCGAGCGGGCGCTGGCCGCGGCCCGGGCCGGTGGGCACGAGCGGGTGGTGGCCCGCGCGCTGAACACGGTGGGCTGGTTCCAGGCCCAGCTGGGCGACCACCGCGCGGCGCTGGCCTTCTGCCGGGAGGCGCTGGCGCTCAACCGGCGGCTGGACGACCTCGAGAGCACCGCCGCCACGCTCGACAGCATCGGCTATGCCCTGCACCACCTCGGCGACCGCACCGGGGCCGTCACCGCGTACCAGGATTCCGCCGAGATCTTCGACGAGCTCGGCCACCGGCTGCCCGCCGCCGACGCGCTGCTGGCGCTCGGCGACATCCATCGGGAGAGCGGCGACAGCCCGGCGGCCGGCGCGGCATGGCGCCGGGCCCTGCGGCTTTACGAGGAGATCGACGACCAGGACGCCGTGGCGCAGGTGCGCGAGCGGCTTGATATGTGA
- a CDS encoding lipopolysaccharide assembly protein LapA domain-containing protein: MVFPSENDFPAPDPSRKPQAPPLPDELAQTLAGLEPAGEAPAPRAGRTPPTRTGAVWFGVWAGVAVLILTIIFVAQNTGRVRIGFLWMDGRIPLALALLIAGVAGAVIAMAAASARIIQLRRLLRRER, encoded by the coding sequence ATGGTGTTTCCGTCCGAGAACGACTTTCCGGCCCCCGATCCCAGCCGCAAGCCCCAGGCGCCGCCGCTGCCGGACGAACTGGCCCAGACCCTGGCCGGGCTGGAACCGGCCGGCGAGGCACCGGCCCCGCGGGCCGGGCGCACCCCGCCCACCCGCACCGGCGCCGTGTGGTTCGGCGTCTGGGCCGGGGTGGCCGTGCTGATCCTGACGATCATCTTCGTCGCCCAGAACACCGGCCGGGTGCGGATCGGTTTCCTGTGGATGGACGGCCGGATCCCGCTGGCCCTGGCACTGCTGATCGCCGGGGTGGCAGGTGCGGTGATCGCCATGGCCGCCGCCTCGGCCCGGATCATCCAGCTGCGCCGCCTGCTCCGGCGCGAACGCTGA
- a CDS encoding glycosyltransferase family 2 protein: MIDERVGVVMITWQRRDEALTALGRLRGLPEQPHVVLVDNGSTDGTAEAVRLTFPEVEVVALSENLGAVARTVGVRRLSTPYVAFCDDDTWWDPGSLRRAADLLDAYPGIGVLNARIIVEPAGTEDPVVAELRDSPVPAPSWLPGPALGSFLAGAAVVRRDAFLACGGFSARLWLGGEEELLATDLISAGWELCYREDLVIHHQASQVRDARHRRRVGLRNTLWFTWLRRPLGPAVRRTAFLARTVPHDATSALAAWDAMRGLPWLIRQRNPRPPVVEARLAPLDEAQRRSVARRYVG; encoded by the coding sequence GTGATCGATGAACGGGTCGGCGTGGTGATGATTACCTGGCAGCGCCGGGACGAGGCGCTGACGGCGCTCGGGCGGCTGCGCGGGCTGCCCGAGCAACCGCACGTCGTGCTGGTCGACAACGGTTCGACCGACGGCACCGCCGAGGCCGTCCGGCTGACGTTCCCGGAGGTCGAGGTGGTCGCGCTGAGCGAGAACCTCGGGGCGGTCGCGCGTACGGTCGGGGTGCGCCGGCTCAGCACCCCCTACGTCGCCTTCTGTGACGACGACACGTGGTGGGACCCGGGTTCGCTGCGCCGGGCGGCCGACCTGCTGGATGCGTACCCGGGGATCGGGGTGCTCAACGCCCGGATCATCGTGGAACCGGCCGGCACCGAGGACCCGGTCGTCGCCGAGCTGCGCGACTCCCCGGTGCCGGCGCCGTCCTGGCTGCCCGGGCCGGCGCTGGGCAGTTTCCTGGCCGGGGCGGCCGTGGTGCGCCGCGACGCCTTCCTGGCCTGCGGCGGGTTCAGTGCCCGGCTGTGGCTCGGCGGCGAGGAGGAGTTGCTGGCCACCGATCTGATCAGTGCCGGCTGGGAGCTCTGCTACCGCGAGGACCTGGTCATCCACCACCAGGCGTCCCAGGTCCGCGACGCCCGGCACCGGCGCCGGGTGGGTCTGCGCAACACGCTGTGGTTCACCTGGTTGCGCCGGCCGCTCGGGCCCGCCGTGCGGCGTACGGCGTTCCTCGCCCGCACCGTCCCGCACGACGCGACCTCGGCGCTGGCCGCCTGGGACGCGATGCGGGGACTGCCCTGGCTGATCCGGCAGCGCAACCCTCGCCCGCCGGTGGTCGAGGCGCGGCTGGCCCCGCTGGACGAGGCGCAGCGCCGTTCGGTGGCCCGCCGTTACGTGGGTTGA
- a CDS encoding SDR family oxidoreductase produces the protein MTRDQFTAQDPRSQHPAPELKGGEQSHPGLTSRMPDRPDHGEETYRGSGRLTGKRAIITGGDSGIGRAVAIAFAREGADVLISYLPEEEDDAQETAQLIEKAGRTAVRVPGDIRDEAHCQAIVDRALSELGGLDILVNNAAFQMAQPGGITDITTEQFDRVMRTNLYAMFWLCRAAVPHLQPGATIINTASIQAYQSSSALLDYATTKGGIVAFTKALAEDLADKGIRVNAVAPGPVWTPLIPATMPSEKVASFGGDTPLGRAGQPAELAPAYVYFASQESSYTTGEVLGITGGKPVS, from the coding sequence ATGACTCGAGACCAGTTCACCGCCCAGGACCCACGCAGCCAGCACCCCGCACCGGAGCTGAAGGGTGGCGAGCAGAGTCACCCGGGGCTGACCAGCCGGATGCCCGACCGGCCCGATCATGGCGAGGAGACCTACCGCGGCAGCGGCCGGCTCACCGGCAAGCGCGCGATCATCACCGGCGGTGACTCCGGCATCGGCCGGGCCGTCGCGATCGCCTTCGCCCGTGAGGGCGCCGACGTGCTGATCTCCTACCTGCCCGAGGAGGAGGACGACGCCCAGGAGACCGCCCAGCTGATCGAGAAGGCGGGCCGCACCGCGGTGCGGGTGCCCGGCGACATCCGCGACGAGGCGCACTGCCAGGCGATCGTGGACCGCGCGCTCAGCGAGCTCGGCGGCCTCGACATCCTGGTAAACAACGCGGCTTTCCAGATGGCCCAGCCGGGCGGGATCACCGACATCACCACCGAGCAGTTCGACCGGGTCATGCGGACCAATCTGTACGCGATGTTCTGGCTGTGCCGCGCGGCCGTCCCGCACCTGCAGCCGGGTGCGACCATCATCAACACCGCGTCGATCCAGGCCTATCAGTCGTCGAGCGCGCTGCTGGATTACGCGACCACCAAGGGCGGCATTGTCGCGTTCACCAAGGCCCTGGCCGAGGATCTGGCCGATAAAGGCATCCGGGTCAACGCGGTGGCCCCCGGCCCCGTCTGGACCCCGTTGATCCCGGCGACGATGCCCAGCGAGAAGGTGGCGTCGTTCGGCGGGGACACCCCGCTGGGCCGGGCCGGTCAGCCTGCCGAGCTGGCTCCGGCGTACGTCTACTTCGCCTCGCAGGAATCCAGCTACACCACCGGCGAGGTGCTGGGGATCACCGGCGGTAAACCAGTCAGCTGA
- a CDS encoding dihydroorotase family protein gives MVTGNYATYDVLVRGGVVIGADAAARRDVAVRDGTVVALLEPADPAEARTVIDATGRFVLPGLVDAHVRLHPPRPGAYDWASESRAAVAGGVTTIAEMPAVPADPAGRGRAGLERRRTAATGASLADFVLHGAVDLPDPEVGAELTALAAAGVRTVRLYHDDHVSTPRELGPVFAAAAGLGLRLVLQPADAEVLELIQGRLARRGVAPGYADHEACWPRSAGIVAAARCVALARQHSTALHLTGVSSQDEADLLVAAADAGVPVTFEVGVHHLSFDAGDVLRFGPRALLGPPARDRADQDRLWATVLAGESIVVGDHTPGRFSDRLRTSGPVVPGLPGVQELLPVLYTGLRRRLGLPAEQAARHVARVTAERPAALLGLSRHKGALVPGRDADLVLFDPERTWLFDAAEVQSRCGWSAYEGWSLIGGVELTLRRGEVVFDRRGGGTARFGAPRGINAQTEPDETWFERDKKSADGE, from the coding sequence GTGGTGACAGGAAACTACGCAACGTACGACGTGCTCGTTCGCGGGGGCGTCGTGATCGGCGCGGACGCCGCCGCCCGGCGGGACGTGGCGGTCCGGGACGGCACCGTGGTGGCGCTGCTCGAGCCGGCCGACCCGGCCGAGGCCCGTACGGTGATCGATGCGACCGGCCGGTTCGTCCTGCCCGGGCTTGTCGACGCGCATGTCCGGCTGCACCCGCCGCGGCCCGGCGCGTACGACTGGGCGTCCGAGTCGCGGGCCGCCGTCGCCGGTGGGGTCACCACCATCGCCGAGATGCCCGCCGTGCCCGCGGATCCCGCCGGGCGCGGCCGGGCCGGGCTGGAACGCCGCCGGACCGCCGCGACCGGGGCCAGCCTCGCCGACTTCGTGCTGCACGGCGCCGTCGACCTGCCCGACCCGGAGGTCGGGGCGGAGCTGACCGCCCTGGCCGCGGCCGGGGTCCGGACGGTCCGGCTGTACCACGACGACCACGTCTCCACCCCGCGGGAGCTCGGCCCGGTCTTCGCCGCCGCCGCCGGCCTCGGTCTGCGGCTCGTCCTGCAGCCCGCCGACGCCGAGGTGCTGGAGCTGATCCAGGGCCGGCTGGCCCGCCGCGGTGTCGCGCCCGGCTACGCGGACCACGAGGCCTGCTGGCCCCGGTCCGCCGGGATCGTCGCCGCCGCCCGCTGCGTCGCCCTGGCCCGGCAGCATTCCACCGCGCTCCACCTGACCGGTGTGTCCAGTCAGGACGAGGCGGATCTGCTGGTCGCGGCGGCCGATGCCGGCGTGCCGGTCACCTTCGAGGTGGGTGTGCACCATTTGTCGTTCGACGCGGGTGATGTGCTGCGTTTCGGGCCGCGCGCGTTGCTCGGGCCGCCCGCCCGGGACCGCGCCGACCAGGACCGGCTGTGGGCGACGGTGCTGGCCGGCGAGTCCATCGTGGTGGGTGACCACACCCCGGGCCGGTTCTCCGACCGGCTGCGTACCTCCGGCCCGGTTGTCCCCGGTCTGCCGGGTGTCCAGGAGCTGCTGCCGGTGCTTTACACCGGTTTGCGGCGGCGCCTCGGGCTCCCCGCCGAGCAAGCCGCCCGGCATGTGGCCCGGGTCACCGCCGAGCGCCCGGCCGCGCTGCTCGGGCTCTCCCGGCACAAGGGTGCGCTGGTTCCCGGCCGGGATGCTGACCTGGTGCTCTTCGACCCCGAGCGGACCTGGCTGTTCGACGCGGCGGAGGTGCAGTCGCGCTGTGGCTGGTCGGCGTACGAGGGCTGGAGTCTCATCGGTGGTGTCGAGCTGACCTTGCGCCGGGGTGAGGTGGTGTTCGACCGCCGCGGCGGCGGAACTGCCCGTTTCGGCGCCCCGCGAGGGATAAATGCGCAAACCGAGCCCGATGAAACGTGGTTCGAGCGTGATAAGAAATCGGCCGACGGGGAATGA
- a CDS encoding AfsR/SARP family transcriptional regulator translates to MRYQVLGPLEVAGDNGIIPLPALRHRIVLATLFLEANRVVPVDRLVDAVWAEAPPSTARGQVQICVSALRRAFAEAGLGDVIVTRAPGYLVRTGADELDLLLFERLAGEGRAALELQRYPEAAAALRSALGLWRGAAFAGVQSPLVQAASLSLAERRLAVLEDRIHVDLQLGRHHEMIGELMALTAEYPVRERLRGQLMLALYRDGRQAEALDAYHVGRQALIADLGLEPGRDLQRLHRSILAGAAELDQQPVEPVEPVAAETWPAVPVAAPAETAPTPHLLPADIADFTGFEAVVGEVVAALASRPEDSRPASPPMVAITGKGGAGKTTIAVHVAHLLAPQFPHGQLYVNLRGGEGRPVTPAHVLERFLRALGVPGHAMPEELEERAEMYRDQTSGRRLLLVFDDAANEDQIEPLLPGGGHCSVIVTSRVRMTGLPGVHRIHLGSMDPTHAQSLLSQVAGSDRITAEPGAVQDLIDLCGGLPLAVRITSARLASRPHWSVSQLVLRLSDEGRRLDELRHGGLGIRTNIALAYDGLSEGAQRLIRRLAVLDAPDFPAWVGAPLLDVPLHEAEDLLESLVDIQLLDVDKVGGRAPRYRFHDLIRVFARERLAADEPAPERREALRRATGALLSLARLAHRREYGGSYTVLHGEAGWDLPTQLSDVLLSSPLQWFEDERVGLVTAVRQAADADLDEICWDLAITTVTLFEAHSYFDDWRETHELALAATRRARNRRGEAAMLYSLGSLNLYEQRFEEADGRLEQALWMFRDLGDRHGAGLAMRHLAFLDRMHGDLDAALSRYELAVVELRAVGDAIGAAHALSNVAAIRIEQQRYDDAERLLGEALSIARGVGARRVEAQTLHRLGEAYLRSGDLSRSGASFQEALDLVRAGRDSVGEAHNLYGLGLVELGLSRHEQAEPILAESQQLAARTGERLLSGKAALALAEVAYATGRDAAAVQRAETAEQLFKQLGAVPWRERAAALGAELSTRSQGLL, encoded by the coding sequence ATGCGTTACCAAGTTCTCGGTCCGCTCGAGGTTGCTGGGGACAACGGCATCATTCCCCTGCCGGCACTACGCCACCGGATAGTTCTTGCCACGCTCTTCCTCGAGGCGAACCGCGTGGTGCCGGTCGACCGCCTGGTCGATGCGGTGTGGGCCGAGGCCCCGCCGTCCACAGCCCGGGGCCAGGTGCAGATCTGCGTGTCCGCGTTGCGCCGCGCGTTCGCCGAGGCCGGGCTGGGGGATGTGATCGTCACCCGGGCCCCGGGCTATCTGGTCCGCACCGGTGCGGACGAGCTGGATCTGCTGCTGTTCGAGCGGCTGGCCGGCGAGGGCCGTGCGGCTTTGGAACTGCAGCGCTACCCGGAGGCGGCCGCGGCCTTGCGGTCCGCGCTGGGGTTGTGGCGCGGTGCCGCGTTCGCCGGGGTGCAGAGCCCGCTGGTGCAGGCCGCGTCGCTGAGCCTGGCCGAGCGGCGGCTCGCCGTGCTCGAGGATCGGATCCATGTCGATCTCCAGCTGGGGCGGCACCACGAGATGATCGGTGAGCTGATGGCGCTCACCGCCGAGTACCCGGTGCGGGAACGCCTGCGTGGCCAACTGATGCTCGCGCTGTACCGCGACGGGCGCCAGGCCGAGGCGCTGGACGCCTATCACGTCGGCCGGCAGGCGCTGATCGCCGACCTCGGCCTGGAACCCGGCCGGGACCTGCAACGCCTGCACCGGTCGATCCTGGCCGGGGCGGCCGAGCTGGACCAGCAGCCGGTCGAGCCGGTCGAGCCGGTGGCCGCCGAGACGTGGCCGGCGGTGCCGGTCGCCGCGCCGGCCGAGACGGCGCCGACCCCGCACCTGCTACCGGCCGACATCGCCGACTTCACCGGTTTCGAGGCGGTGGTGGGTGAGGTCGTCGCGGCCCTCGCGTCCCGTCCCGAGGACAGCCGCCCGGCCAGCCCGCCGATGGTGGCGATCACCGGCAAGGGCGGCGCGGGCAAGACGACGATCGCCGTGCACGTCGCGCACCTGCTCGCCCCGCAGTTCCCGCACGGCCAGCTCTATGTCAACCTGCGCGGTGGCGAGGGCCGGCCGGTCACCCCGGCGCATGTGCTGGAACGGTTCCTGCGCGCCCTCGGCGTCCCCGGCCACGCGATGCCGGAGGAACTCGAGGAACGCGCCGAGATGTATCGCGATCAGACCAGCGGCCGGCGGTTGCTGCTGGTCTTCGACGATGCCGCGAACGAGGACCAGATCGAGCCGCTGCTGCCCGGCGGCGGGCACTGCTCGGTCATCGTCACCAGCCGGGTCCGGATGACCGGGCTGCCCGGGGTGCACCGCATCCACCTGGGCAGCATGGATCCGACGCACGCGCAGTCGCTGCTGAGCCAGGTCGCCGGGTCCGACCGGATCACGGCCGAACCCGGTGCGGTGCAGGACCTCATCGACCTGTGCGGCGGCCTGCCGCTGGCAGTACGGATCACCAGCGCCCGGCTCGCGTCGCGGCCGCACTGGTCGGTCAGCCAGCTGGTGCTGCGCCTGTCCGACGAGGGCCGTCGGCTCGATGAGCTGCGCCACGGCGGGCTCGGCATCCGGACCAACATCGCCCTGGCGTACGACGGCCTGAGCGAGGGGGCACAGCGGCTGATCCGCCGGCTGGCCGTGCTGGACGCCCCGGACTTCCCGGCCTGGGTGGGCGCGCCGCTGCTGGACGTGCCGTTGCACGAAGCGGAGGATCTGCTCGAGTCGTTGGTGGACATCCAGCTGCTCGACGTCGACAAGGTCGGCGGCCGGGCGCCCCGCTACCGGTTCCACGACCTGATCCGGGTCTTCGCCCGGGAACGCCTTGCCGCGGACGAACCGGCTCCCGAGCGGCGCGAGGCCCTGCGGCGGGCCACCGGGGCGCTGCTGTCGCTCGCGCGCCTCGCCCACCGGCGCGAGTACGGCGGCAGCTACACGGTGCTGCACGGCGAGGCCGGCTGGGATCTGCCCACCCAGCTGAGCGACGTGCTGCTCTCCTCGCCGCTGCAGTGGTTCGAGGACGAGCGGGTCGGGCTGGTGACCGCGGTGCGCCAGGCCGCCGATGCCGACCTGGACGAGATCTGCTGGGACCTGGCGATCACGACGGTCACGTTGTTCGAGGCCCACAGCTACTTCGACGACTGGCGCGAGACCCATGAGCTGGCGCTGGCCGCGACCCGGCGGGCCCGCAACCGCCGTGGCGAGGCGGCGATGCTGTATTCGCTCGGCTCGCTCAACCTCTACGAGCAGCGGTTCGAGGAGGCGGACGGCCGCCTCGAGCAGGCTCTGTGGATGTTCCGCGACCTCGGTGACCGGCACGGCGCCGGGCTGGCGATGCGGCACCTGGCGTTCCTGGACCGGATGCACGGCGACCTGGACGCGGCGCTGAGCCGCTACGAGCTCGCGGTGGTGGAGCTGCGGGCGGTCGGCGACGCCATCGGAGCGGCGCACGCGCTCAGCAACGTCGCGGCGATCCGGATCGAGCAGCAGCGCTACGACGACGCGGAACGGCTGCTCGGCGAGGCCCTGAGCATCGCCCGCGGGGTGGGCGCGCGCCGGGTGGAGGCGCAGACGCTGCACCGGCTCGGTGAGGCGTACCTGCGCAGCGGTGACCTGTCCCGGTCGGGCGCCTCGTTCCAGGAGGCGCTGGATCTGGTGCGGGCCGGCCGTGACTCGGTCGGTGAGGCGCACAACCTGTACGGCCTCGGTCTGGTCGAGCTGGGGCTGTCCCGGCATGAGCAGGCCGAGCCCATCCTCGCCGAGTCGCAGCAGCTCGCGGCCCGCACGGGCGAGCGGCTGCTGAGCGGCAAGGCGGCACTGGCCCTGGCCGAGGTCGCCTACGCCACCGGCCGCGACGCAGCAGCGGTGCAGCGCGCGGAAACGGCGGAACAGTTGTTCAAGCAGCTGGGCGCGGTCCCGTGGCGGGAACGGGCGGCTGCGCTGGGGGCCGAGTTGTCCACCCGGTCACAGGGACTGCTCTGA